The Mustela erminea isolate mMusErm1 chromosome 10, mMusErm1.Pri, whole genome shotgun sequence genomic sequence TGTTGAACTTCATGGgcattctctgtgcttcttggatttcaatgtctgtttccttccccagattgggGAGGTTTTCAGCTAtcatttgttcaaataaatctgcccctttttcctcttcctttttgggattcctatgatatgaatgttgtTACACTTTAAGGGGTCACTGAGTTTCCCAAGTCAACATTTGTGATCCaatcttcttttccctcttttcagcctcattattttccataattttatcttctacatCACTGATTCATTCATCCTCATCATTGTATCTAGTCAGTTTTACATCTCAGttatggaattttttattttggcctgactagtttttagttcttttatctctacattaagggattctctagtgtcttgtTTTTGTCAAGCCCAACTAGTgtccttatgattgttgttttgGGACAGCCTGGGGGCCCAGGATGTGTGACTGGTACCTGAAGTGAGTGTTGCTGGTGGCACTGAGCCCTTAAACCCATGGAATCTGATGCTAACTATTTGGAGCTAATGTCAGAATAGGATTGAACCATAGGATGTCCAGTTGGGTGTCAGAATCAGCAGCTGGTATAACATTTTGTCAGTATTTGATGCTTAAGAtaacaaagaaatattaaattcaCAAACTTTGCTTCTTacgtgattttatttttttgaaatgtttaataaTATCATCTAGTGAAAAACGAGGAGGTAACTTTATGGAGTTCAAAATCAGAGCATGACTTTTTTCCATTACAGTAAATAAATCAAGCATACATTATTACATGAAGTAATAAAACTCCCTGGAAAGAATACAAACAAATATACTAGTAGGCACgcaacaattttatttctttttataatgtatGCACATGAAATGAGATTGTATACAACAGACCAAAGCCTACCCAGATACCAGGactcataaaaaaatattttaaggcagattttatttatttctaaataaggcaAGTAAAATGCAGATTTAGAATtaaacaggttttctttttttttttttttaagatttttttttttaatttatttatttgtcagagagagagagagagcgagcacaggcagacagagtggaaggcagagtcagagggagaagcaggctccctgcggagcaaggagcccgatgtgggactcgattccaggatgctgggatcatgacctgagccgaaggcagctgcttaaccaactgagccacccaggcgtcccatagaATTAAACAGGTTTTCAATAACTTCTGGTTATTATATGGTGAGAGAATTACGAACATCAAATTTTTGAGTATTATTgtacaaaactgaaaacaaatgctTTCCAAATTGTAGCAAAACGAATTCCCCCAATACCATTAAGTCTACAAAGACACTATCAAGTTATCTGATGGTACCCAAATCCTATAATGCTTTCTCAGTATAAATTTTGAAACATTCTGAATACTTTTATAAgcccatttttcaaaaatgtcattggaaaaatactgaaatcaaAAGAACTTCTGTTACTTTAAGTGCTTAAcgtaacaaaacaaatgatctttTCTAGGTTAATTTAATTCAAGTACAGTAGTACTAAAGATAACACATAACTTTAATGAAACCTAATCTTTTTGTGAAAAAAACAAGCAAGTCATAAAGCTAAACAAAAGTGGAAAACTAGTATTAGAATCAGCTGCATGAGTTTAGTGTAAGAgtacttattttaaagttttagcaGAAAAAATCTTAAAGCTTGTTCTCTTCTTTGGAGCTTAAACAGTAGGTTGTGTTCTAATCACGCAATAGTTAATCATGTTTCTATAgctctctctttaatttttataccTGCCAATGTGTTCACGGGCTATAATAAGTCTTTGAATTTGTGCTGTACCTTCATAAATCtgcaagaaaaaagaatacacataGGTGAAATATCTTCAGTACATAAATACTTCAACTTCCTCAATATTTTGGATAGTACCATAAGCTCCATTGTAATACCAAATTCAATCAAACCATATATAGGGTCTGTAATCCATAGAGATTCTGAAACCTGATTTTGTGAAACCATGAAACTATAATTCTCTTATAAAAAGTCATTTACCAAAATTTTGGGAGTACCTTAAAAATCAAAGGATATCAATATTTCAAAAAGTTTGGAAACCTGAAGTTTAATGTTGCTAAAATATTTATCCAACTTTTCTGAACTGCTTTTAGCTAGTTGTCATCTTcagttattttccaatttttctcttaCACCAGATTTTCTCTCTTGCTAACTAAGGAACAgagtttctaaagaaaaaaatgctggaaGGACTTGGTTTTAACTTAGATATTCCTAAGTAGCCAGTCCTTACTTCCAGTTTAAACATCTACCCCCAGAAATTTGTTATATATGGTTCAGATGAACCTTTATCAAATGGTTAATAACACTTTATCACTATCTCTTCCAAGTTGTTTTACTCCCAAATAAGGCTTCAATTGATACAACAGTTGTTGagaaagattcaaaataaaatagtttattttaaatgacatgcATACTTTTAGGAGAGCAAGTGGTGGATTACAATTAGGTAGATGTTAAGATTCAAGATGGTTGATCCAGACATATACTTACATGTTTATACCATTTACTTTGTTAACCTATTCTCTCAGTCATAGACTTAAAGGTAACATTCTTCTGTGTTAATTAGTTTTTAAAGCTTTGGTTTATAGCCATCTATGatagcttattatttttttaagattttatttatttttttagaaagagcacatgggggggtgcagagagagagagagaggaagagagagaatctcaagtagactccacaccctgtgcagagcccaatgcggggcttgatcccaggagcccgagatcatgacctgggctgaaataaagagttggacacttaactgactgaggtacccaggctcccctatgataatttattatttctaatggcATAAAATCCCTAAATAATTTGTCATCTGTGAATATTCTTTTAcctaagaaacaacaaaaatcatttttaacctTACCTGATAGATCTTAGCATCCCTCATTAGTTTTTCTACAGGATATTCTGTATTAAATCCGTTGCCTCCAAAAATCTGCACAGCATCAGCAGCTAACTGATTTGCAATATCTGCAGCAAATGCCTTTGCTATAGAGGCATAGTAGGTATTTCGGCGACCCGAATCAATCTCCCAAGCTGCTCTCTGGTAACTCAATCTAGCTAGTTCAACTTTCATTGCCATTTCAGCCAGCAAAAATGATATTCCTTGGTGctagaattagaaagaaaaaaatttaaggataataactatttaaaagtttttctcctaaaactttaactttaaaactaattttagactTAAAAAATCATACTCTTCTTCCTCTAATGTTAACATATTACATAACCACAGTATAAAGATCAAGAACAGAATATTAACATTACTATAGTATTATCTACTAAactatatactttatttaaatttgggcaagttttccttttctgttcaaaGATCCCATCCAGAAATTCAACTgctatttcttcttaattttcccCAGACTGTTAGATTCTTCAGTTTCTCCTTGTCTTTTATGACCCTGGCACTTGTGAATAATactgagtggtttttttttttttttttttgtagaatgtcccCCAATTCAGGTTTTTGTGATGTTTTCTCTGAGCTGGAATGAAGTTATGTATTTTTggcaaaaataccataaaaattaTGCGTATTCTCCTCCTGTATCTGCtgggacctttttttttctttttaatgtatgtatgtatttttaagtaaactctacacctagcgtggggcttgaactcacaaccgcaTGCTCAGGAGTTACAAGCTCTACTGACTAAGCTAGCCAGAAGCccctgctgggattttttttttaaagaaaattattacagACACAGTGAAaaatgatgtgatactttatCAGATGCTGACAGAGGAAAGTAAGCCCcaagaaaaggacaaataaaaaatgcttcTTATCCCCCCTCTAGAAGAAGTTCATAATCAAAGAAGAGACATAAGACAAACACCTTCAATAAAAGACAGTAAGTATTCTATTAGGTGTATAGCCAAACTATTATAGGGTAGAAATATGTTCACCATGTATAGGTAAGTGacaatttcaaatatacagtatgGTTGCAGAAAATATActcatagaaagaaagaatacagagCAAAATGGTCACTGTAATAATCTCTGGACAATGGGATTATGGAGCAGTTTTATTAGTTAATTTGCTCATACTGTATCACATAAATTATTCTACAATGAACATGGAATGGAACATatgctttaaaataatacacattaaagAAGGCCTATAGGCATTTAGAAATGAGaatactaaaattataaaaacatgctTTGTATCATAGGCAACACCAAAATGGGTTTTGAAGACTAAGAGGTTATAAAAACCACACAAGTTGACTGTGTATAGACTAATATGCACCAAATgtcacataaaacaaaaacctgagcTGTGCAAGTTCATATATTTACTGTTTCTAAAAATCACACTATTCCAGAATGTGACAAGTTGCTTGAGAGTAGCATGGTATATATGTCTTAAGAGGAGGCAATTATTAACCAATTTAAATAATTACTACATAGAACAAGAATATCCTCCCTTATTTCCTTCTGCCTGATTATGCCCATTCTTCTAAGCCAATGATTCTTTCAAGTTGTTCTgttttagttttcactttttttttttttttgaataggtAATACATCTACCAGTTTGAAGTTCAAACTTCCCTCCTTCTATCATCCCTGCCATCTCCAACCCCATTTAATTCCCCTTCCTGGAGGTACCCAGGctattttttcatcttctcaGAGATCTTATAAACACATATAAGCAAATACATCTACAGCCTCTCCCTTTTTTACACATATGCTGGCCTACCATGTTGATGGttcttcattttgctttgctTATCAATAAAGCTGAGTGCTTTCTAtagtaatatataaagaacttctttacACCTTTTTTTTATAGCTGTAAACTATTCACCGTATGGTGGATcaacattttggttgtttctataTTTGGCAGTTTCAACATAATGCTGAAATGAGTAAGCTATAGACGTGTCATATTGCACATAAGGGAGTAAACCTGAAAGATACATATGAAATACAGGTGCAGAATAACCACTTTTGATATATAATACCAAAACGTTGTTCATAAAAGAAAGAGTGAATTATATTCCCACTGGCAATAAATAGAAGCCCTTATATCACCACAACTTTAGCAACCTGGTATAAGATACCCATGCTTCTCCTGTGAGATGTTAATGAAAAAATCCCAGTGAGTCTCGCTCAGTTTCTTTTCAGCCCATGCTTTGAGAAATCCTGTTCTAAACATCATCCCTGTAATGTCTCAGAATCCCTGTAATGTCTCTGGCCCATCCATGACAGTTTCGCCTTTTGGTTTCTCTAACCCAGTCTATAAGCCTTCACTCAGGATTTAATCTTATACAgctctatattatttcttaatatttgttttaggaTATGTATCGTATCTCCATAGAAAAGTTAAAGGTACCTAAGTACAGAGTCTATGTCAAACTTCTTTTCTATTCCCAGAAATAGCTCATGTAATGTGCCAAAAGACAGACTCTTTAAGTGACTAACTGTGTTCAAATCTTGGTTTCATTATGTATTAGGTGAAcctaaaattttacataaaataaatgagacCAAGAGTACCCATTCCACAgtaatgtgaagattaaatgagttaatacatgtaaaacccctagaacagtgcttggaaCAGAGAAAGTATCCGATTACTAGTATTTtatatagtaggtgttcagttactatttgttgaatggatgaaataGAAGTTCATAGTGGAAATGTATTCTAAATGCTAGGAGTTTAAGGTTACCAAAACAGAAATTCATAGCCCATATGGCGCTTACATTCAAATGAGAGAGTAAGGAGAGACTtataataaacaaacacatacaagATATAATGTTGAGTGGTGTTAAGAACTATGGGAAAACAAACCCAAGTGGGATTAGTATATAGAGTGTTGGGAGGTGTTGTTTTACATTGGGTGACGAAGACAGATTCGTTAGTAAAACGAATGAGGTAGTGGTATTTGGGGGGAAAGAGGAAAGGTAAAGACAACAGCAAAGGGCCAGTGTGGCTGACAGAAGTCCACTGAAAAACTCTGGATTTTAATCTGAGTGCTTTGAACACAGCAAGTTCAGTATCAAAATTACCTCTACAAGCAGCTTTCCAAAAGTTTTCCTCTCCAGGGCATATTTGGTAGCTTCATCCAAAGCTCTTTGTGCTAGTCCCACAGCACCAGCTGCTAcctaatattttaacatttacaaaGCATAAGTTCctgttgtttttaaaacacagttcAATGACTATTTGCCTATAATTCTAAGTTAAGGACTATATAAAGAGAAGATGACCTATACCCTTAGGCAGCaaaagaaggggtgggggagaacaagcatttcaatttatattttttatgaattaaataaagcatttatGAGGCAGAGGATCACAGCCTAGAAAGTCATTTTTTCTGTTCAACAAGGTAAAGTTTCTTAGGGAACTTATTCCTAATGAGTAAGGGAACAGGAAATGAGCACAATCAGCAGGAATGATTGAGTATGGACTGCCTTTCTGTAACAACTTCGCAGTAACTACAGTAATTCTGTATTTGCTAAAGTAATTTCTGTAACAGGCAATAAGACAGTTGatgaattctaaaaaagaaaaattatagtatCTCTCCAACCTTAATTagatattaaaaaggaaatacacaccaaaaaaataaataaaagagaaatacatacaaaatagaccacattaaaataaaactactcaacgtaataaataaaagatcctCTAAAGATTGTCAAGTCACTGATATTACTTACTGGAGGTCTAGTTTTATCAAAAGCTCCCATTGCAATTTTGAAACCAGCTCCTTCaccaattaaaacattttctttaggCACTCTCACATCCTCAAACACAATTCCTCTTGTATCTGAACATCGCTGACCCATATTCAATTCCTAATaaggaaaatagtatatattaaGGAATACTTTTTGAGCTAGTATGAATTTTTGCTTTAACCTGTTTTAGGACTTTCTGCAATTATCTAAAAACAGGGGTTAACAAATGATGGGTTATAcctattttgtaaaaaaaaaaaaaaaaagctttattggACTAGAATCACTACGTATTTGTTTACGTATTATCTATGGCTACTTTCTTGCTACAATAACAGAACTGAGTAGTCTGGGACAGAAATCTTGTGGATCTCAAAATCTAAAATAGTTATAAACTGGAAGTTTACAAAACAAGTTTGTCAACCCctaatttaaaacaatgtttcaCAAACTTTGAAACCAAAAATAGTCTAAAGATCTACATGTAACATATTACACTACAAAGGCAAATTTCATTATGTTTGAAGGCTATCTTTTTTACCATCAATGTCTGGAAAAGCATTTAGCAAATATACTCTGATTCAGGATGCTTAATTGAGCTTAATGAAGCTAGCAAAAAAATGTATCAACTCTTTCTTAAAATTAGGTTTACTGAAGTGGAATTTACATACAGGAAATTCACCCTCTTCACATATAAATCTCTaacagttttgacaaatgtatgtatGGAACCACTACCACAATAAAGATACAGAATACTTCAGCACCCCCCAAACTCCCTTGTACTTCTTTTAAGTCAACTCCCTTACTTTACTCCCAACCTGAAGCAATGACTGATCTGACTTCtgttcatataatttttctttttccagaatgtcatgtgaaGTAGAATGATCATAACAAGTAGTAAGTGCCTTCTGTGTCTAACAAAGTGCTTCTGAAATCTACCTATATTGCTGCTGctcagtaatttctttcttttactgagtagtattccactatGGGGATGTACCATATATCCATCATCTATTCAACAGTGAGTTTTTAGCAATCacataaagttgctataaacatttgtgtataaacatttgttttcatttcttttggataaatacctaggagtgctgGGTATGTGATAAgtgcatatttaattttataataaactgcCAAAGTAACTATATTccctcaactttttattttgaaaattttcaaacagaaaagcCATAAATGTAATGTAACAAATACCTACGTACCCTTTATTTCAATTCACCAATTATcattttgtcatatttgctttatttctatgttttgtgtgtgtaacTAGTAGCATTATTTGCTGAATTATCTGAGAGGAAGTTGCAGATATGGTGACTCTTAtccctaaggaaaaaaattttaatctcatttttaatcAACATCGTAAGCAGCAAAGAAAATGGGAGCGCAGAGCtgtaaataaactctttaacTTGCTTGCCTAAATAGTATTAATCTGCTTCTAGGCTTGAAGAAATGGTAACAACCAGATATATAGTTTTACCAAGAAAGAaaccaacatttctttttttggtctttttgtctTGGTCTTTTAATCAATAACTCAGACCCTCACTCAACATAATGAGAAAACACTGTTTACAAAAATGGTTCACTCTAGCCTGTTTCCCAGACTCACTCCAAACactagaacattttttaaaaatctttttatttatttatttgacagagatcacaagtagcggagaggcagacagaaagaggaggaagcaggatccctgctgagcaacgagcctgatgtggggttcgatcccaggaccctgggatgatgacctgagcagaaggcagaggctttaacccactgaactacccaggtgcccctagaacattttttaaaaaaggtttatttttaaaaaaagagagagagcctgtcCTCCTGTGAGCAaggatgggggaaggggtagacgaagagggagagaaagaatcccaagcagattcccctctgagtaTGGAGgtggtggggctcaatcctaggactctgacatcatgacctgagctgaaaccaagactctgatgctcaactgactgagctacccaggcacctccaaacactaaaacatttaaaaccaaaATGCTTCCTGTACTCCTCTAAAGCCagatgaaatataaaacacaaagcatttttaaaacattaaatatcacAAATCTATAAAATGAccatatatttcaaaaaaagatttaaggaggtttaaatatctataatataattatctgtttttctcACTAGAAAGTGAGCTCCCCAAAGGCTGGGATTTTTGTCTGTATTGATCCATATGGTATCCCCAATAACAGAATGGTGCCTAGTATATAGGATGAactcaataataaatatttactgaattagagatatattttaagtgagaaaattgGGAAAAAACAGACTGGGTTTAGTACTAAAAACAGTGTAAGTTGTTAGATCCTTTGCACTTTCTAGAAATGGCCATAAATTTGGCCTTAAGTTTTCTTGCAaccatccttaaaaagaaaacacaaatagaacataaataaaaacaaaccatttaCTTGGAAGAAACACATCCATTCTTATAACTTATACTTTGTTATACACAACAACCTCACTATAATTACACTGGTGAAGTACAGTCTACCTTTAATATCTACTCTTAAAAGAGAATATAGAAAAACAGGGTTAGAAGCCAcattgcaggggtgcctgagtggctcagtgggttaagcctctgccttcagctcagatcatgatctcagggtcctgagatcaagccctgcattgggttctctgctctggcaggaagcctgcttccccttctctctctgcctgcctgactacttatgatctccatctctctctgtcaaataaataaataaataaataaataaaatgttaaaaaaaaaaaaaaaaaaagaagccacattGGGCAAGTTCCTAGGATACTGTAGTAGTGATCTCAACTCTGCCTTTAAGTGTGTAAATCATTTACTTGGATCTCATTTTCAACATTCAGTGAACAGACTGaaataatgtgtatatttttccACCTTTAATATTCTGTGGCCTCAAAGAGAAGTTGCCCCTCTTCCGTATTCTAGTAAATGCTTCCATTTTCAAGAGGCTTGAGTATAACAGAAAGATTCTGATGGCTTTTAATAAAACAGGATTACATAACCTTTGGTAACTAttaataaacttccaaaatttctcctttcctttcaatATAGACATCATTTGGTCAtcattaggttttcttttttacaaattcATTTTGCAGAGAAGAGTTTTAAAGTTGTAAAATTAAGTCTCCTCTTCCTAGTCTCAAAGTTATAATCTTTGCTCTCactaaaatgattttaaacacttcatttcttccttctttgatttgttaaattttaaaattttctctttagtcTACTTTAAATATTAGTGCTAAATTATCTCCACACACCCAAATTTCAACAGTTCTCAAATATGTTacattatcttttcttatttaaacaaaattttggcCTTCCCACATCCAAGGCTCTTTACCATTCCCATATTTTCCTCAAGCACAGAATTTTCTCTTACTGGTGTTATACAATCTGGGGTATTGTTTTAATCACGACAGTGGGCATAATGCTAGTTATCCTACCAAAAAGGCTGCTGTGAGGAAGGGCAAAGAGTGGGAAAATCTTCTGAAACCTAAAACTCTGTTACTGGGCAGGCCACATAAGTGGCAGCTGCATTTCTGCTTCATTATACCTCAGAGCTGTTACAGACTGGCACCAGGAACAACCAGTTTTCCAAATCATGAATCAAAAGGATTATTCTCAACTTAAAATCTTCAGCTATAATATATAGACTATTTCACCTGGTAATATCAAAACATAACTTTTAAGGGATGGGTTAAATACGTGATGGGGGTTACAGAGCAAACCTATCTTGATGAGCACAGGGGTGATGTATggatgtgttgaatcactatgaatcctgtacacctgaaacactatatgttaactggaattaaaaacttaaaagaaaaaaaaggggaggaagctttatttttactgCAACTTagtacaaagaaaatgttttcaataaagaaagctaaaagagtaattctgaaatttatagttaaaatagTATTTGAGGCCTTAATCACTGATATATACACACTTTACCTTTCTTCCAATCTGCACTCCTGGGGTATCTGCTTCCACAATGAATCCAGTAAAGGCTCTATTAGCAGGAGTCTTTGGATCCGGATCAGAACGAGCCAGTAAGAAATACCTATTACATATATAATGTGGATATGATGACAATATAGTGACATCAACAGACAACACATGGTGATAGCTATCTCATTTAGTCCTCCCAACAATCCCAATTAttattctcccattttacagattaagaaatgaAGAATCAGAGAGGCTCAAAAACTTGCCCAAGTCACATACTTACAATGTGGCAGAGCTAGTGTTTTAACCCAGGTCTACTTCCTACTTAATAtggtatttaactttttttttagtagtctGAGTTCTTAGtaaaaattcctcatatcaaaattatacaatataaaaagaaaagtatgtatCATATTGGAAATGGCATTTTTCCCTTCCCAAAACTAGTATGACTCTTTAAGGGACAAGCTATCTGGAAAAGGACAACAAATAGGGCTGCCTGCAAAAGGagtaatatatgaaataaagacaCCTGTATTCTGCCTACTGTCTTCTTTTTGCAGCAAAATCACTGTTTTTGTTATAGCtgaattattatgaatatttacCAGATTTTCCCTCCAGAATTTTTCccagaattgattttttaaaaaaattttttaaagattttattttatttgacagagatcacaagtaggcagagaagcaggcagagaaaggggtaagcaggctccccgctaagcagagagcctaatgcggggcttgatcccaggaccctgtgatcatgacctgagccaaaggcagatgcttaacccacggagccacccaggtgctcctcccagAATTGATTTTAAAGTGAAACATGAGGTATGTAAAAACATCTCAGTGTAACCTATGTTCTAAATGGCCCAACataggagaattttttaaaaattccttaaacagggacacctgggtgactcagtgggtttttacaatttttacttGATAGTAGTAAAAATTATCTTCTAGTTTCTTATATTACCTAATTTATCTTACTACATGAGAATTATACCTAACGAattcttaaaattatgaaaacttttttagattttatttatttgtgagagagagagagagagcgagcacatgtgcacaagcaggcagag encodes the following:
- the ACADM gene encoding medium-chain specific acyl-CoA dehydrogenase, mitochondrial codes for the protein MAAVFRRSCRVLKSVSRFDWRSQHTKAALQHEPKLGFNFELTEQQKEFQATARKFAREEIIPVAAEYDKSGEYPVPLIKRAWELGLMNTHIPESYGGLGLGIFDACLITEELAYGCTGVQTAIEANSLGQMPLLIAGNDQQQKKYLGRLTEAPLMCAYCVTEPGAGSDVAGIKTKAERKGDEYIINGQKMWITNGGKANWYFLLARSDPDPKTPANRAFTGFIVEADTPGVQIGRKELNMGQRCSDTRGIVFEDVRVPKENVLIGEGAGFKIAMGAFDKTRPPVAAGAVGLAQRALDEATKYALERKTFGKLLVEHQGISFLLAEMAMKVELARLSYQRAAWEIDSGRRNTYYASIAKAFAADIANQLAADAVQIFGGNGFNTEYPVEKLMRDAKIYQIYEGTAQIQRLIIAREHIGRYKN